Proteins from a single region of Chryseobacterium sp. W4I1:
- a CDS encoding AraC family transcriptional regulator, which yields MITYENLHDTLSFYSIDCRQSYYISSGNPIFDFPETPFRMDYYALCICTAGEINIEIDKQKYHINAHCFLIAAPSTIVKFLETSEDFKMKLLFFDKNFLIKNISDPFIIEKMNLFSSGSYNIVRTNEKNSVLLQNLLDYLKKKSRKQGKFTEEIVRTIIFNLLLETADIIEQENSSAFEKEEGKKDIYLKFSSLIRDNIRKDRTVQFYADQLFVSNKYLIEVIKKACGKTPHQVIDETLLKEAYMLLGNPDITISEIAFELQFNSASAFGRFFKKQTSLSPSEYRSRENILS from the coding sequence ATGATAACCTACGAGAATTTACATGATACGCTGTCGTTTTACAGTATTGACTGCCGGCAATCTTATTACATCTCCTCCGGAAATCCTATTTTTGATTTTCCCGAGACACCGTTCCGAATGGATTATTATGCTTTGTGTATCTGTACAGCGGGAGAAATAAACATTGAGATTGACAAGCAAAAATACCATATAAATGCTCACTGTTTTCTTATTGCTGCTCCCTCTACCATTGTAAAGTTTCTGGAGACCAGTGAAGATTTTAAAATGAAATTGTTGTTTTTCGATAAAAATTTTCTGATCAAAAATATTTCCGATCCTTTTATTATTGAAAAGATGAATCTGTTTTCTAGCGGATCTTACAATATTGTCAGGACCAATGAGAAAAACTCGGTGCTATTACAGAACCTTCTGGATTATCTGAAGAAAAAATCCAGAAAGCAGGGAAAATTCACCGAAGAAATCGTTCGTACTATTATTTTTAATCTGCTGCTGGAAACAGCGGATATTATAGAACAGGAAAACAGCAGTGCTTTTGAAAAAGAGGAAGGTAAAAAAGATATTTACCTGAAATTCAGCAGCCTGATCCGTGATAACATCAGAAAGGACAGAACGGTACAGTTCTATGCCGACCAGCTTTTCGTCTCCAATAAATATCTTATTGAGGTCATTAAAAAAGCATGTGGTAAAACACCTCATCAAGTCATTGATGAAACATTGCTGAAAGAAGCCTATATGCTACTTGGAAATCCCGATATTACGATTTCTGAGATTGCTTTTGAACTGCAGTTTAATTCCGCTTCCGCTTTCGGAAGGTTTTTCAAGAAACAGACCTCCCTCTCCCCTTCCGAATACAGAAGCAGGGAAAACATCCTGTCATAA
- a CDS encoding MFS transporter, which produces MLALVMLINRAGSMVLPFLGVYMTAHLHFSIENSGIILSFFGIGSVLGSWLGGLITDKIGEYRVQSLSLLLSVPLFCLIPLFKTEVGLAAIILIQSIVSETFRPANSVAITKYAKPENITRAFSLNRMAVNLGFSIGPALGGILSAISYEFLFFSNALAALLAGLMYIRFFGKRNKLASKKPKKVKEAAAVKKANSPYRDGKFLIYSFFCMLFAICFFQLFSTLTIFYKDTAHLSQQNIGYILGYSGFLIVLLEMGFVQIAEKYFSLAFTLLLGTVLCGISYVMLVFDYSILTLIVSMTLLCIGEIWTLPFISTITALRSGENNKGAYMGLNGISVALAFIITPYVGTMTADKLGFNTLWIGTGVLSVGIALGFYFVIPWMLKKKKLEAGIRS; this is translated from the coding sequence ATGTTGGCGCTGGTCATGCTTATCAATCGTGCCGGATCTATGGTACTTCCGTTTTTGGGAGTATACATGACTGCTCATCTGCATTTCAGTATAGAAAATTCAGGTATTATTCTGAGCTTTTTTGGGATAGGTTCCGTATTGGGCTCTTGGCTGGGAGGATTAATCACGGATAAAATTGGAGAATACCGGGTTCAGAGCCTGAGCCTGCTTCTAAGTGTTCCGTTGTTCTGTCTGATACCGCTTTTTAAAACAGAAGTTGGACTGGCGGCCATTATTCTGATCCAGAGTATCGTGAGTGAAACTTTCCGTCCTGCCAACTCTGTAGCGATCACTAAATATGCTAAACCTGAAAATATCACCAGAGCTTTCTCCCTTAACCGGATGGCCGTAAACTTAGGGTTTTCCATTGGTCCTGCATTAGGCGGAATTTTATCAGCCATATCTTACGAATTTTTATTCTTCAGTAATGCCCTGGCTGCTCTGTTGGCTGGGTTAATGTATATCCGGTTTTTCGGGAAAAGAAATAAACTGGCTTCAAAGAAACCTAAAAAAGTAAAAGAAGCTGCTGCCGTTAAAAAAGCAAACTCTCCATATAGGGATGGAAAGTTCCTGATTTATAGTTTTTTCTGTATGCTGTTCGCCATCTGTTTTTTTCAGTTATTCAGTACTCTGACTATTTTCTATAAAGATACAGCCCATTTAAGTCAACAGAATATTGGTTATATTCTGGGTTACAGCGGTTTTCTGATCGTTCTGCTGGAAATGGGCTTTGTACAGATCGCCGAAAAATATTTCAGTCTAGCCTTTACCCTTCTTTTAGGAACTGTATTATGTGGTATTTCCTACGTAATGCTGGTTTTTGATTATTCTATCCTCACCCTTATAGTTTCCATGACACTGCTTTGTATCGGTGAGATCTGGACACTTCCTTTCATATCAACTATTACGGCGCTCCGTTCGGGGGAAAATAATAAAGGTGCTTATATGGGGCTGAATGGGATTTCAGTAGCCTTAGCTTTTATTATAACACCTTACGTTGGAACAATGACGGCTGATAAGCTTGGTTTTAATACACTATGGATAGGAACAGGTGTATTGTCAGTAGGTATTGCACTTGGGTTCTATTTTGTGATTCCATGGATGCTTAAGAAAAAGAAATTAGAAGCTGGGATTAGAAGCTAG
- a CDS encoding glycosyl transferase family 1, translating to MEQKKILIITYYWPPAGGPGVQRWLKFAKYLPESGWNPVIYTPENPSYPLLDESLVKDIPQNLEIVKTKIWEPYQLAEKLNKSNKKFKAGQFDVGKNQSWKSKLSIWVRGNFFIPDARVFWVKPSIKFLEQYLKENKIEVVVTSGPPHSLHMIGLGLKKKFPDLKWIADFRDPWTEISYYKHLKLTKSSDRKHRQLESAVFKTADITLATSYTDAENFRKAGANAVCITNGFDESDASAPHPVTGKETQKKNFTLSYIGVLEQLRNPENLWKILDELIKENKEFADHFTLKFAGRIDNKILESIENSTLKNHILNLGYISHDKAVEEMATSHLLLITNFPNESSKGIIPGKIFEYLATGKQIISFGPNEADVARILDETAAGKHFSYEDSKAVKDFILDQFELWKKGSPVENTQNIEQFSRRNLTKRLAEVLGES from the coding sequence ATGGAACAAAAAAAAATACTGATCATCACCTATTACTGGCCTCCTGCGGGAGGTCCTGGTGTTCAGAGATGGCTGAAGTTTGCAAAATATCTGCCGGAATCTGGCTGGAATCCGGTGATCTATACTCCCGAAAATCCAAGTTATCCCCTACTCGACGAAAGTCTTGTGAAAGACATTCCACAAAATCTGGAGATTGTAAAAACAAAGATATGGGAACCTTACCAGCTGGCTGAAAAGCTGAATAAAAGCAATAAAAAATTCAAAGCCGGGCAATTTGATGTCGGCAAAAACCAAAGCTGGAAATCTAAACTTTCGATCTGGGTAAGAGGAAACTTCTTTATTCCCGATGCAAGGGTATTTTGGGTAAAGCCTTCTATCAAATTTTTAGAGCAGTATTTAAAAGAAAATAAAATAGAGGTGGTAGTTACTTCGGGACCGCCTCACTCTCTTCACATGATTGGTCTCGGACTGAAAAAGAAATTCCCGGATCTGAAATGGATCGCTGACTTCCGGGATCCATGGACGGAAATTTCTTATTATAAACATTTAAAACTCACCAAAAGCTCTGACAGAAAACACAGACAGCTTGAAAGTGCTGTTTTTAAAACTGCCGACATCACCTTAGCCACAAGCTATACCGATGCTGAAAACTTCAGAAAAGCAGGAGCAAACGCAGTTTGTATAACCAATGGATTTGATGAAAGTGATGCTTCGGCTCCACACCCTGTGACAGGTAAAGAGACGCAGAAAAAAAACTTCACTTTAAGTTATATCGGCGTTCTCGAACAGCTGAGAAATCCTGAAAACCTATGGAAGATTCTTGATGAATTAATTAAAGAAAATAAAGAGTTTGCAGATCATTTTACCCTGAAATTTGCAGGTAGAATTGACAATAAGATCCTTGAATCCATTGAAAATTCAACCCTGAAAAATCACATCCTGAATTTGGGCTATATTTCTCATGATAAAGCTGTAGAAGAAATGGCAACTTCCCATCTTTTACTGATCACCAATTTCCCAAATGAGTCTTCCAAAGGCATTATTCCCGGAAAAATATTTGAATACCTGGCCACCGGAAAGCAGATTATTTCTTTCGGTCCAAATGAAGCGGATGTTGCAAGAATACTGGATGAAACTGCAGCAGGAAAACATTTCAGCTATGAAGATTCAAAAGCGGTTAAAGATTTTATTCTTGACCAGTTTGAGCTGTGGAAAAAAGGAAGTCCTGTTGAAAACACCCAGAATATTGAGCAGTTTTCAAGAAGAAACCTGACCAAAAGGCTTGCTGAAGTTTTGGGAGAATCTTAG
- a CDS encoding YpdA family putative bacillithiol disulfide reductase produces MEILDILIIGGGPIGLNCALEAQKNNLTYLIIEKGTIVNSLYNYPLYMRFFSTAEKLEIACIPFISPAPKPGRQEALEYYQGITRQRGLHIHLYEKVLKVSKIGDIFEIETSKTAYKAKNVIISTGFYDIPNMMNVPGEDLPKVKHYYTEPYPYAKQKMIVVGSSNSAVDAALETYRKGADVTMIIRHSEISKNVKYWVKPDIENRIAEGSIKAYFNSEIVEITNHSVIFKDENGKVNEIENDFVLALTGYLPDFDFLRNSGIELQGDCLNPFYHPETMETNVPNLYLAGVVCGGKDTHLWFIENSRIHAEMIVKSIVTGRK; encoded by the coding sequence ATGGAAATTTTAGACATCCTCATTATCGGAGGCGGGCCCATTGGTCTGAACTGTGCTCTTGAAGCTCAGAAAAACAATCTGACTTACCTGATCATAGAAAAAGGAACCATCGTCAATTCCTTATACAACTATCCTTTATATATGCGCTTTTTTTCAACAGCAGAAAAACTGGAGATTGCGTGTATTCCATTTATTTCTCCCGCTCCAAAACCAGGCAGACAGGAAGCTCTTGAATATTATCAGGGAATTACAAGACAAAGAGGATTACATATCCATCTGTACGAAAAGGTTCTGAAAGTTTCCAAAATTGGGGATATCTTCGAAATTGAAACTTCAAAAACAGCTTATAAAGCAAAAAATGTCATCATTTCCACTGGTTTTTATGATATTCCGAATATGATGAATGTCCCCGGAGAAGATCTTCCAAAAGTGAAGCATTATTATACGGAACCTTACCCGTATGCCAAACAGAAAATGATTGTTGTGGGATCAAGCAATTCTGCCGTAGACGCTGCTCTGGAAACGTATAGAAAAGGGGCTGACGTAACGATGATTATCCGCCATTCTGAAATTTCAAAAAACGTAAAATATTGGGTAAAACCGGATATAGAAAACAGAATTGCAGAAGGAAGTATTAAGGCTTATTTTAATTCAGAAATAGTAGAAATTACCAATCATAGTGTTATTTTTAAAGATGAAAATGGAAAGGTCAACGAAATTGAAAACGATTTTGTTCTGGCACTTACCGGCTATCTCCCCGATTTCGATTTTTTAAGAAACTCAGGAATAGAATTACAGGGCGACTGTCTGAATCCGTTTTATCATCCCGAAACTATGGAGACCAATGTCCCGAATTTATATCTGGCGGGTGTTGTTTGTGGAGGAAAAGATACACATCTCTGGTTTATAGAAAATTCAAGGATTCATGCCGAGATGATTGTGAAGAGTATAGTTACAGGAAGGAAATAG
- a CDS encoding YfhO family protein: protein MAKNKNLIYIAISLIVFIVLAFLYSTPVFSGKQLFQHDIVQYRGGAKELLDYRADTGNETYWSDSMFGGMPTYQMGSQFKGDIIKKIDSNLNFLPRPVNYLFLLFAGFFFLGMVAVRNWKYALLGATFFGLSTYFYIIIAAGHNGKVNTIEYFAPLLAGIILVYIRKQYIWGFIATTLFMGLQIAANHPQMTYYLFLALGFLFLSELVRAIQKKIPMKHFLISSGIIAASCAIGVGMNSQRIMANSEYIKETVRGKQILTNDSHTSGQSGLDKTSILMWSYGKLETLNLFIPRLMGGGSQEPEAKEIMSKVQELIQENVGSQAEMDRISKGFNGVTYWGDQPGTSGPAYQGAVVCFLALLGFFFAWKKYRYWILGASILTVLLAWGSNFMPLSDFFIDYVPFYSKFRAPSSILVVVELLFPLIAIIGIYRFFTDEKLTEEYKKKILLYVSGGTLGLLLILLIFGKSLLGFYTDGEKTYFPPFLLDYLADERFKLFRIDAIKALLYVAITAAVLFMTMKKKLSQNIALIIIGTVSLFDLWTVNKRYLNDENYVDKVFAENPFQTESSDLLAEKVQGNPNLESILANVNVNKTLETIAERDKTHYRIFNNILGTFSETNTSYFKSSIGGYHAVKLRRYDDVINEYFQVMDSVKVPNILNLLNAKYWVMGGPDKPQAMPNAKANGNAWFVSDLKFVNTPDEEIKSIGVIDSKKTAVVASADKSYFTGKSVQADSTAFISLTKYQPNELEFKSQSKTPQLAIFSEIYYPHGWKMFVDEKEVPYIKADYLLRAVHVPAGNHNIRMIFEPEVIQKGKWLSLLCFGLFIALSGFGIFWMNRNKKKLTLTEEKA, encoded by the coding sequence ATGGCTAAAAATAAAAACTTAATTTACATTGCAATTTCATTAATTGTATTTATAGTTTTAGCATTTTTATACTCCACTCCTGTTTTTTCAGGAAAACAGCTTTTCCAGCATGATATCGTGCAATACAGAGGAGGCGCAAAAGAGCTTCTTGACTACAGAGCCGATACCGGAAACGAAACCTACTGGAGTGACTCCATGTTTGGCGGGATGCCTACCTATCAGATGGGAAGCCAGTTCAAAGGCGATATCATCAAAAAGATCGACAGCAACCTGAATTTTTTGCCAAGGCCTGTTAATTATCTGTTCCTGCTTTTTGCCGGATTCTTTTTCCTTGGAATGGTAGCTGTAAGAAACTGGAAGTACGCTTTACTGGGCGCTACTTTCTTTGGCTTATCCACCTATTTTTATATTATTATAGCAGCCGGACACAATGGTAAAGTAAATACCATAGAGTATTTTGCACCGTTATTGGCCGGAATTATACTCGTTTACATCAGGAAACAGTACATCTGGGGATTCATTGCAACCACTCTCTTTATGGGGCTTCAGATTGCAGCCAACCACCCGCAGATGACGTATTATCTGTTTCTGGCTTTAGGATTCTTATTCCTTTCAGAATTGGTAAGAGCGATTCAGAAAAAAATTCCGATGAAGCATTTTCTTATTTCATCAGGAATTATCGCTGCCTCATGTGCAATTGGTGTCGGAATGAACTCCCAAAGAATCATGGCCAATTCCGAGTACATCAAAGAAACGGTACGTGGAAAGCAGATTCTGACCAATGACAGCCATACTTCAGGACAGTCAGGACTGGATAAAACCAGCATCCTGATGTGGAGTTACGGAAAACTGGAAACCCTGAATCTTTTTATTCCAAGACTGATGGGTGGCGGAAGTCAGGAACCAGAAGCAAAAGAAATCATGAGCAAAGTCCAGGAACTTATTCAGGAAAATGTAGGCTCCCAGGCTGAAATGGACAGAATTTCAAAAGGTTTCAACGGTGTCACTTATTGGGGAGACCAACCGGGAACTTCAGGCCCTGCTTATCAGGGAGCTGTTGTATGCTTCCTCGCTTTACTTGGGTTCTTTTTCGCCTGGAAAAAATACCGTTACTGGATCCTCGGAGCCTCTATTCTGACCGTTTTACTGGCGTGGGGAAGCAACTTTATGCCGCTGTCTGATTTCTTTATAGACTACGTTCCTTTTTACAGTAAATTCAGAGCTCCATCTTCTATTCTTGTGGTGGTGGAATTATTATTTCCTCTGATAGCCATTATCGGGATCTACAGGTTCTTTACAGACGAAAAACTGACCGAGGAATACAAAAAGAAAATTCTTCTGTATGTAAGCGGTGGAACTTTAGGATTACTACTGATTCTTTTAATTTTCGGAAAATCACTTCTGGGTTTCTATACAGACGGAGAAAAAACATACTTCCCGCCTTTTCTGCTGGATTATCTGGCTGATGAGAGATTCAAATTATTTAGAATTGATGCGATAAAAGCATTGCTCTATGTTGCTATAACAGCGGCAGTCCTTTTCATGACTATGAAGAAAAAGCTGAGTCAGAATATTGCTTTGATCATCATTGGAACTGTGAGTTTGTTCGACCTCTGGACGGTAAATAAACGTTATCTGAATGATGAGAATTATGTAGACAAAGTTTTTGCTGAAAATCCTTTCCAGACTGAAAGTTCAGATCTTCTTGCTGAAAAAGTTCAGGGAAATCCGAATCTAGAATCTATTTTGGCCAATGTCAACGTTAATAAAACGCTTGAAACCATTGCAGAAAGAGATAAAACACATTACAGAATTTTCAATAATATTTTAGGTACATTCAGCGAAACCAATACGTCCTATTTCAAATCTTCCATCGGAGGCTACCATGCCGTAAAACTGAGAAGATATGATGATGTAATCAATGAATACTTCCAGGTCATGGATTCTGTAAAAGTACCGAACATCCTGAATCTCCTTAATGCAAAATATTGGGTGATGGGCGGACCGGACAAACCTCAGGCAATGCCTAACGCAAAAGCAAATGGAAATGCATGGTTTGTAAGTGATCTGAAATTCGTAAATACTCCTGATGAAGAAATCAAGTCTATCGGGGTGATCGACAGTAAGAAAACAGCTGTTGTTGCATCAGCAGACAAATCATATTTTACGGGTAAATCTGTTCAGGCAGATTCAACGGCATTTATCAGTTTAACAAAATACCAGCCGAATGAGCTGGAGTTTAAATCCCAGTCGAAAACACCTCAGCTGGCCATATTCTCAGAGATTTATTATCCCCACGGATGGAAAATGTTTGTAGACGAAAAAGAGGTTCCTTACATTAAAGCAGATTATCTTCTGCGTGCCGTACACGTTCCTGCAGGAAACCACAACATCAGAATGATCTTTGAGCCTGAAGTGATCCAAAAAGGTAAATGGCTATCGCTTTTATGTTTCGGATTGTTTATCGCACTCAGTGGGTTCGGAATCTTCTGGATGAATAGAAATAAAAAGAAGTTAACTTTAACTGAAGAAAAGGCTTAA